TGAACTGCCTAGCCTACTTTGCAGGGTCTTGCAGCGAGGAAGACTTGAAAATGGATGTGATGGTTGATGAATTAAATGCCTACTCATACTCATATCCAACAGAATTACCTTCTTCTAAGTTTGTCTTCAAGTGGTGAgcacttcttgaatttgtttaTGCATTGTTATTCAGCTTTTATCACGCCCTTTTAAGTCATCCAGGATTTCTGTGAAGAATGCtatgaaatatttgtttatgtttttgGGAAATACTTTCATTGCCCAGAAATATAAGCATAcctatgttatttttaaatactttcCCAAACATGCATTTTTATTGGCTTCCACATTCTccttcaattttattatttttcaattaatgtttcattatatagaaaaaaattataattatatcagTATATTAAATTCTAACATGGTGCATTattctttcaatttttaaaatatttacattatatttgaaaatttaagttatCCAATATATTCATGATACAAGATATTTAGAGGTTGCTTCCAAAACTGAACAACACCACATTCCCTGGAAATATGTTTCTgagaaatattgaaatatatcaaaacatgcCATTTACTTCTTAAAACAACAATACTACTACATTCCCTTCTCTTGACTAAGCGTTGGTGATGAACCTTGTGAGTTGAATTGGGAGGCTTGATTCTTATGTGTTTGATCTCCCAATCTCAGGCTGCATCCTTAGCACTGCCAATTAATTTCATCTCGTATAGGTGGATCTTAGACATAGCTAATGAAAATTGGTGAATGTAAGACATGCTTAGTTGTTAAAATATTCATTAAGTGGgacattatatatttttgtctAAAACCTGAAAGCACTTCTGTACATCTGCCTTTTGCATACTGCTCCCCCTGTTTGCTTGGTTCATGCCTCGTGAGGCAGagtgcatgaaaaatatgatctATGAAATGATAATATGGTGTAGAATTTAAGGTCAGGATGGTAATGAATAAATGAGATGCATCAAACTTTATTAAGGTTCTTGCACAGTTTGTGCAACTTGATTTCATTCTTCATATTCAATTTGTTATTGGTTATCCTAACAATATTCAAGGAACAATTTTTCTGCATGTTGTCGTGAACAAACTCCAGCTACATAACTTTTTTCAATGCCTGCTTGTGAAATGAAAAATTGAGCTTGGAAAATGGTTGTTCAGACCTTCCATTTTTTGTTGACTTAGAGATTGATCAATTTCTTATGGAAATGACCTCTTATGGAGATGACCCCAAGCCACCCATTCCtgaataaaacaattaatttccTCAATATCTTACTTGCGCTTTCCATTTCTTCCAACACAAAACCTTTTATTTGTGACAAAGATGAATAAGAGTACAAGAAAACTTTTCAAAACTTGGATGCTCTGGTGATACATCGATTTACCTTTTCTTTGAATGGGATATGAATGACCGAAAAACCTACTATAACCTAATCTAGTTAGCTTGTATCACTAATTGTAGGAACCTCACTCTTTTCATCTATTTGAAGGGTTGAATCGAGAAAACCGGAGCGTTATTCATCAGCTGCGCCATTGTCCCGTAAGTTAGTAAGCTCTATCATAGTTTTTGTGCAAATTCTGTGAGTAAAAGTGTCAATATGTTGCTTATCCATTCTACCTATATTCCTTGAATGCTTTGGTCCGTGATGTAGATGGCTGATCAAGATGAAGTGGCTTTAGTATTTTCAGAGTGAAACAAGATTTTGACAATACATGCATCTAACTTACTCACTCATGTCTTGGTCTATTACACAGCTGATGCACGGCTCCGCATTGTTTCTGAGAGAGTAGATTTCATCGATAACCTCATAATTTCTGTTTCGGTAATTTGGTCCGCCGGTCTTATTTTTCAGTTTGACATGTCTTTGCAGGTTTTCcgataagaattttttttatgctcTTTGGTTCAGATAGGTCCCCCCAATTCACTGTTCTTGAGATCCAAGGACAAAAGTACGTGGAGTCCTAAAGATGTTGCTGAATCCGTTTTAGCTGACAAGTCTGCTCTGGTATTTTGACTCTCTTGTCTACCACAAGCAATATACTTTTTGGTCATCTGATCACTAAATAATCACTCCAGATTCTGATTTATTGTCAAGTTTGCTAGCTACAAAGGAGGATTCAGGGAATGTGTAACTTTATCAGAGATATACttctatatatttattaatcttGTTTTTAAAACACCAACTACATTTGATCTGTCTCTATGAGGCTTCGCCTCTCATGCCTGCTGCTCtctttgaaattttgtttaacGAATCTGtatgatttcaattttaattttgtttcgcCACTTTTGATCAATTCCAAATGACTTTTAAATAGATAGCCATTTTCTCCCCTAAAATTCTTTGAATTGCATCCTATTGTTACGAACAGCGTGTAACCTCTAGTCAGCGAATGGATGAAAGTTCAGTTCTTGATGCACATTCTTCTATAGTAAGTATAATTTTTATTCTCTAATCTATTTGTCTCAACTAGTAACAGCACTAATCTTGGCGCTATAATTTGACATTTTCTTGTATCAAGCTTATCATGTTTTTTTTCTCTCAGATTGATGGTGAATCTTATTGGTATTACGAATACCTGGTTCGAAAATCACCAACCAAATCTGTAAGTTGGCCCCCATTCATTCACCACTGAAGAATATTGGCTTTTGTATANACCAAATCTTTACAGACATTTTGTTGCTTCGACAGCTGCACGTGATGGTAAGATACATTATTATATTCTGGTATTAATTTGCACGCATCTGCATGTGTTGCATGCTTCTACaaattgtttgttattattttttaagttaagttaatttttatatataactatgaataattatattgaaaatatttgtaattattttgttataatttgtaattattatttggataatgaaaattaatgatgcattatattaaaaaattatttaattttataaattgtgattattatttggattatgcgcgattttttttaaaaaaaaatgaaattaatgatgcaattacattaaaaaattatgtatgtTCTATAAATATTGtgaatttt
This sequence is a window from Primulina huaijiensis isolate GDHJ02 chromosome 13, ASM1229523v2, whole genome shotgun sequence. Protein-coding genes within it:
- the LOC140991896 gene encoding psbP domain-containing protein 5, chloroplastic gives rise to the protein MTTSLFSTVPPNLSFFRDNTEKIPVSTQKKHWKVRRVTACCVDSSRPFSKLGMWRRDLLFTGFSSSLSLVFPTLGSCSEEDLKMDVMVDELNAYSYSYPTELPSSKFVFKWVESRKPERYSSAAPLSPDARLRIVSERVDFIDNLIISVSIGPPNSLFLRSKDKSTWSPKDVAESVLADKSALRVTSSQRMDESSVLDAHSSIIDGESYWYYEYLVRKSPTKSVSWPPSNLYRHFVASTAARDGYLYSLNASTLSKQWDKMGPFLVKTVASFRLLPPTENYVPPYKDPWRFW